In a genomic window of Phyllostomus discolor isolate MPI-MPIP mPhyDis1 chromosome 5, mPhyDis1.pri.v3, whole genome shotgun sequence:
- the DPCD gene encoding protein DPCD isoform X2, with product MAVTGWLESLRDAEKTALLQDVRKWRVKSALGALGQWQIEVGEPAPHGAGNLGPELIKESNANPIFLRKDTKVCFQWRIRNLPYPKDVYSVSVDRKERCVVVRTTNKKYYKKFSVPDLDRHQLPLDDSLLSFAYANCTLIISYQKPKEVLVAESELQEMLKKVKVAHSSDGDCKTQ from the exons ATGGCGGTGACTGGGTGGTTGGAGAGTCTGCGGGATGCCGAGAAGACAGCCCTGCTGCAAGATG taAGAAAATGGCGTGTAAAAAGTGCCCTGGGAGCCTTGGGCCAGTGGCAGATTGAGGTGGGAGAGCCAGCACCCCACGGAGCGGGGAACCTGGGGCCTGAACTCATCAAGGAAAGCAATGCCAAT CCCATCTTCCTGCGCAAGGACACCAAGGTGTGTTTCCAGTGGCGGATTCGAAACCTCCCCTACCCTAAGGATGTCTACAGTGTCTCTGTGGACCGGAAGGAGCGCTGCGTCGTCGTCAGAACAACCAACAAAAA GTACTACAAGAAGTTCTCCGTTCCTGACCTGGACAGACACCAGCTGCCGCTGGATGATTCTCTGCTGAGCTTTGCTTATGCCAACTGCACCCTGATCATCTCT TACCAGAAGCCAAAGGAGGTCCTGGTGGCCGAGTCGGAGCTGCAGGAGATGCTGAAGAAGGTAAAGGTGGCCCACAGCAGTGACGGGGACTGCAAGACCCAGTAG
- the DPCD gene encoding protein DPCD isoform X1, translated as MAVTGWLESLRDAEKTALLQDGRRKVHYLFPDGKEMAEEYDEKTKELLVRKWRVKSALGALGQWQIEVGEPAPHGAGNLGPELIKESNANPIFLRKDTKVCFQWRIRNLPYPKDVYSVSVDRKERCVVVRTTNKKYYKKFSVPDLDRHQLPLDDSLLSFAYANCTLIISYQKPKEVLVAESELQEMLKKVKVAHSSDGDCKTQ; from the exons ATGGCGGTGACTGGGTGGTTGGAGAGTCTGCGGGATGCCGAGAAGACAGCCCTGCTGCAAGATG GGAGAAGGAAGGTGCACTATTTGTTCCCAGATGGGAAGGAAATGGCTGAAGAATATGATGAGAAGACCAAGGAACTCCTCG taAGAAAATGGCGTGTAAAAAGTGCCCTGGGAGCCTTGGGCCAGTGGCAGATTGAGGTGGGAGAGCCAGCACCCCACGGAGCGGGGAACCTGGGGCCTGAACTCATCAAGGAAAGCAATGCCAAT CCCATCTTCCTGCGCAAGGACACCAAGGTGTGTTTCCAGTGGCGGATTCGAAACCTCCCCTACCCTAAGGATGTCTACAGTGTCTCTGTGGACCGGAAGGAGCGCTGCGTCGTCGTCAGAACAACCAACAAAAA GTACTACAAGAAGTTCTCCGTTCCTGACCTGGACAGACACCAGCTGCCGCTGGATGATTCTCTGCTGAGCTTTGCTTATGCCAACTGCACCCTGATCATCTCT TACCAGAAGCCAAAGGAGGTCCTGGTGGCCGAGTCGGAGCTGCAGGAGATGCTGAAGAAGGTAAAGGTGGCCCACAGCAGTGACGGGGACTGCAAGACCCAGTAG